In the genome of Armatimonadota bacterium, the window GGATCTTCGAGTCTCTACGAGTCCGATCATATACGGAGAGAGAGTGGTGCTGCGGATTCTGGACCGGGCGAGCGGCATGATCCCGCTCGATCAACTGGGATTCGCGGAGGTGGAACTGGATGCACTCACCAGGTTGGTATCCCAACCCCACGGGATTATTCTCGTGACCGGACCCACGGGCAGCGGCAAGACAACGACGCTCTATGCTGTACTGAACGTTATCAAGTCAGAGTCTACGAATATCATGACTGTTGAAGATCCTGTAGAATACGAACTGGAGGGGATTAACCAGACCAACGTGCACCATAAGATCGGACTGACATTCGCCAACCAACTTCGCGCGATACTGCGTCAGGATCCGGACGTTGTACTCGTAGGTGAGATCAGAGATACCGAGACCGCGGACGTCGCGTTCCGAGCCGCGCTGACGGGCCATCTCGTCCTGAGCACCCTACACTGCAATGACGCCCCCAGTGCCATCACGCGCCTGGTCGATCAGGATGTCGAGCCGTTCCTGGTGGGCTCGGCTATCAACGGAGTGGTCGCTCAGCGACTGGTCCGGGTGCTCTGCCCGGACTGCAAGGAGGCTTATTCCGCCGACGAGAAGACCGTGGCTCTGCTCGGACTCGATCCAGGGTCTATAGTGACGCTATACAGGCCGGGCACATGTGCAAACTGCGACGGAACGGGATATAAGGGCCGCATCTGCATCAACGAACTCATGGTGATGGACGATGAGTTGAGGCGCCTGACGATGCTAAAGTCGCCTGCGTCCGAGTTACGAAAGGCAGCGATCGCCTCAGGGATGAGACCGATGGCTCAGGATGGCACCGAGAAGGTCCTTGCCGGGATCACGACCATTGAGGAAGTGCAGCGAAAGGTATTCGTGGAGACCGAGGATACGATCCTGAACGTGCGAGCTGCGTGAAATCCGTCAACTCAGTGCTGCCAGACCGCGATCGGAACCCGCCTTCCTTCGGCGCGAGTGTGCGCCACTTGTTCCATGTAACGGCGCATCCGCAGGGGCTCGTCTCGCTCGAACTCACGGGCGCGCCGGAAAAACTCGGATGCCGCGTCCGGATCGCCACATGCGAGGCGGTCCAGCCCCCTGAGCATATTCAATCGAGCCTCTGCTTCCGGTGAGTCCGCGGACGGATTGGCGGGAAGGATCATCGCATAGGCGTCCCGCGCATCGTGTCTAGCCAGCCTGTCTCTCGCTCTTCCGACGTAGTACGCCTGTTCAGTCCCGCGTATCGGCATGTCATCGGCAGCCGATCCGTATGCCGACCGCGCCCCCGTGGAATCACCCAGGCAAGTGAGAGCATCTCCATGCAGGCAGAACGCCTGTGCGTCGCTGGAGTCGTGAAACCTGCTCGCGCCGAGGTTGGTCGGGTACTCGGTGGCTGCTCGGAAATCCCTTGAGGCTTCAGTGTAGTGTCTCCGATCCATGGACCTCAGTCCCCGCCGTACCATAGCCCAGACGTAGAGGATGCGAGTCTGATAGGCCAGTTCGGCTACGAAGAAGTTCTTGTTGGCCAGAATCTCAACGGCCTCGTCCAGTTCGTCTGCCGCGAGATGAGCGCGCACCGCCCTCTCGAGGCATTCGCTGTCATCGGGCGCGTGCAGCAGTATACGGCGAGCGATGTCGGACCTGATGGCCTCTTCACCGCTAAGCTCTGCCAGTATGTCGAGATCGCGGAGAATACTCGGATTGTCCGGGCACAGGTCGCTCGCCCGACGCATGAAGTCAAAGGCAGCCGAAAGATCGTCCAGTTTGTGCCAGTACGCTATGGCCAGATTCCGGCACGGTCGGTAATCGGATGGTTCACTCTTGTACGCGTACAGCCACTTCCCGACAGCCTCATCCGTCCGCCCCCGGTCATAGAGCATGTTGCCGTACTCTATCAAGGACTCCTTGTCCGATCGGTTTTCGAGCAGTCGCATCAGTACGTCCCCGTGCGCAAAGCAACTCACGACGCCCCACTCGTCGTACCCGTACGCCCGCGGTGGCTCGCCGTCCAGTTCCTCAAGTAGCACACGCAGGAACGGGTCACAGGGAGGCACTGCTTCGACCCAACAGTCTGCTATGCTTCGCGCCTCCTCACCTCTTCCCAGTTCGAGGTACATCGCTGCCGCATCCATGTCTTCCTGGAAGCTCTCGATCGCCAGTGGAGGCGGCTCACCTTGCTGACTCGAGAAGAAGCTCTCCCAGAGGGCATGTCTCCACAGCGGATCGGCCTCCACCAGCGCCGAGACCTTGTCGTTCTTCTTCCCAAGGATTCTGGCCGCGATTGCGCCAAGCAGCGAGAGCAGCGGATCGGCTGAGTTCGTCACGAGGTTAGCGACCGCAGCGCAGTCCCCACTGCGGATACAGTTCCCTGCCAGCCGACACCTCGCCAGCACGCCGAGCGACGGGTCGCTGATGAGCCGCGTCCACCGATCGCTCGCATCATCTCCCAGCCCTTCGATCGAGAGGGCTAGCAGAGCCTCAGACTCCGAGTCAGGCCTGATGACCGTTCTTGCCTGATCGCCGGCATCGCCCCATCGCCCCGCCCTGAGGGCGAAGCGAGCCAAGCCCTTTCGTGCCTCAGGCTCATGGTCGGTGCCGATGAGCTTCTCAAAGCGCTTGATCGCAGCTTCCGACGAGTCGTGTCGCTCCGCCGTTCTCGCTGCATCGAGGACGTCGTCGGGAGTGTCGAGATACTCTCTCGATAGACTCGTTCGCGGGACAACGTCGCGTACCCGTTCCGTCCGTCGAGGATCGTAAGCAAGAAGCACGTTTCGAGCGGCATCCAGTACAACGACAGATACCTTCTGAGGATTGCCCGATGCGTTGAGGGAGACGACCTCGCCGGCCCGAAGATCGTGTCTCTCGCTGGCCAAGTGTTTGTCGCCCAGAGATACTCTGATCTCGGCGGCTGTGGTGTCTCTGCACATCTGCACGGAGATCATGCCGTCGGGACCGGTGTTGATGATGCCCTCTCGGTGTGCCTTGACGAAGCCGCCCGTCGGACCCACGGGGAGCCAGTATTCGGTCATCTCGACTAACTCGTGCGGCTGAAGCAGATCGAAATCACCCTGGGTGGCGAATCTCCCGGCCTGTATCTCCATGTAGTCGCCGGCGTTGTCCGTGAGCATGCTCTGCCATAGCTTGCCCATTGCGTCCTGTCCCCAGCAGAATACCTTGCGCGCGGGCATCTCTTCCTGCCTGGCCCAGTGCGCCAATCCGTAATCGGTCACATCGTAGTAAACGCCGAAGAACTCGTCGTATGTCTCTGCTGCGAAGACGTCTCCGGTGAACTCGTGGTTCTCCATCCTGCTCAGATCCTTGCCGTCGCACACCGGCCACGTCGTGTTCTCCCCATATGCTCCTGAGACGCACCGTGTCATCGGATAGATCAGTCTCATGTCCGGAGTGGAACTTACGCCGGCGTTAGTCCACCAGTAATGCCTGTGGGGAAGGGAAGTCCCGTTGTAGAGGCGGATATGGTCTGAGAATCTATACTCCCGTGGTGCGAGTCGAATCTCGACGGTGAAGCGCATGCCCGTCATCTGTTCGGTAAGGCCGAAGACCACTGCCGCCGATCCGTCGGGGAAGCGCCTCATGGTGTGCGGAATCCTGGAGTGCGTGTATACCGAGTGACTAACGGGAAAGTTGAACTCGATGCCGCCCGATATCCATGCGCCACGAGTGGCGATAAGTGTGGGCTTGATGCAGTCGTTTCGGTAGAAGACCTCCCGCCCAAGTAGCTTATCGTATACCGAGAACAGTCTGCATCCCAGGTCCGGAAGGAAGGTGAGCCGCAGCAACTCGTTCTCGAGCACGAGGGTTTCGTATCGCCGGGAGACGCGCCTGCCCGTTAGGCGGTTCTGAAGCCTGTACGGGTAGACGTGTGCGCCAAGTCGTTTGGTGAACGACGGGTCCGGCCTCTCCGGATGCGTCTGGTATGTCGGCAGGTCAATCGACTCCCTGCGAACTAGAACTCTATGGCTGTAGTTGTCCACTCTCCTGTCACTCCCCCGCTGCTAAGGCTTGAATACCATGCCTCCGCCGAGTTGAACCGCGTCCTTCTTGACGGAAACCGATGCGATCTTCACCGGGTACTTCATCTTTTCCAGGTCTAGAACTGGATTGACCCTGTCCAGAAGTCGGTTGACGATCCACGCGGGGACAGGGAGGATGCTGAGCGAAGCCTTGTCTGCGACGAAGTTCACCTTGGTTGCGCCCTCGATCTGCGGCTGCCCGGTCACCCTGAACTCCGCGCCGACCCCATGGAAGGTCGGCCTGGCGACTACGGTCAGATTGCCCGCTTCGAGTTCAATCAGCATCTGGCTCCCGTCGGGGCGGCTCGCGTTGATATACTCGTTGACAGCCTTCTCCGTCATAGTCGCCTGAAAGGCGGTCGAGCCGACGCTCTTCAACTTGCGGTTCGAGGTGTTGAAGGACACGTCGTCCATCTCTACGACGAGGAGCGCGACTGTAAGGCCCTGGGCAATCTGGGCGTCGGTCCCGGTGATATGCAGGGAGGATATCCGCCCTCCCAGCATATCGGTTTCGGATCCCGAAGCCTTGACGTCATAGCTGCGGGCCGGGCCGATGTAGGAGGGCAGGGCCTTCTCGATGCCCTGTTCGATCTTGGGACGGATGAGCCCCCCGGAGCATCCCATCAGCCACGCGCATGCCAGCATCATAACGATGATCTTCCGCATATCACAGCCTCCCTTGCGTGGTCGGTAGCCCCGACAGCAGCATCCCACCAGCTTCAGGTATTATACATCCGCATCGGTTGCGACGCCAGCGGTGTTCGAGCGGGACGTATCCGTTCGGGCGTTGAGTTGCGACTCATCCGCCTTTGTGCTATACTTCCCCAAGTTCGTGCCGCGTTGGGAACGGGGGCGATGCAGAAGACAGTCCTTGGGATAGTCGGCCCGACCGCCACAGGCAAGACGGCCGTCGGGATACGACTCGCTCGAATGCTCGACGGGGAGATTATATCGGCCGATTCGATGGCGGTCTATCGGGGTATGAACATAGGCACGGCGAAGCCCACCGCGGAGGAGCGGCGGGAGACCGCCTTTCACCTGATTGATGTGGTTGATCCCGACGATGGCTTCAGCGCTTCCCAGTTCAAGACGCTTGCGGACGAGGCGATCGCCGGCATTATGTCGAGGGGCAGGGTGCCGATCGTAGTCGGCGGGACTGGCATGTACATCAAGGTCTTGACCGGCGGTTTGGATATTCCGGCAGTGCCGCCCGACCAGGAGCTTCGGGACCGTCTGAGGCATACTGCGGAGAGGCTGGGTGGCGAATGTCTCCTCGAGCAACTCCGCGAGGTGGACGAGACTACCGCCGCGCGACTCAATCCGAGGGATGTCAAGCGGATAATCAGGGCGCTCGAGGTGTACAAGGCTACAGGAAGGCCGATCTCCCATTTCCATGAGACGGCGGGGTCGGCCCGGACGGATGTCCGATTTGCTGTTTTCGGCTTGGTGATGGACAGGGCCGCTCTCTACGATCGGATCGGGCGCCGCGTTGACGCCATGATCGAGGCAGGATTGGTGGAGGAGGTGCGGGGGCTTCTGGATGAGGGGTATGCCGCCGATCTCCCGGCGATGAAGAGCCTGGGGTATAGGCAGATAGCGGGTTTTCTCCTGGGTAAGTGCGAACTGCGGACGGC includes:
- the tadA gene encoding Flp pilus assembly complex ATPase component TadA; translated protein: MEEYYKKPLGDILLDRGMITDEQLHAALDEQKQSRKRLGEVLVSLGFITEEQVTEARALQFDVGYVNLQEQECEPEAIASVSDATARTYNLVPFKMTGNRLTVAMANPLDVEAIDLVQFEAKCRVEPMLATEWRIVEVLNKQYGGGSSEDLQDMAQEAASTPASLVDSDEHEDIDEVRRKTSSAPIVRMVNMLLTQAVRRKASDIHIEPRRDTVDVRYRIDGELHIVRSFPKALHAAIASRIKIMSELDISERRLPQDGRITVKLDKRMVDLRVSTSPIIYGERVVLRILDRASGMIPLDQLGFAEVELDALTRLVSQPHGIILVTGPTGSGKTTTLYAVLNVIKSESTNIMTVEDPVEYELEGINQTNVHHKIGLTFANQLRAILRQDPDVVLVGEIRDTETADVAFRAALTGHLVLSTLHCNDAPSAITRLVDQDVEPFLVGSAINGVVAQRLVRVLCPDCKEAYSADEKTVALLGLDPGSIVTLYRPGTCANCDGTGYKGRICINELMVMDDELRRLTMLKSPASELRKAAIASGMRPMAQDGTEKVLAGITTIEEVQRKVFVETEDTILNVRAA
- a CDS encoding DUF5107 domain-containing protein translates to MDNYSHRVLVRRESIDLPTYQTHPERPDPSFTKRLGAHVYPYRLQNRLTGRRVSRRYETLVLENELLRLTFLPDLGCRLFSVYDKLLGREVFYRNDCIKPTLIATRGAWISGGIEFNFPVSHSVYTHSRIPHTMRRFPDGSAAVVFGLTEQMTGMRFTVEIRLAPREYRFSDHIRLYNGTSLPHRHYWWTNAGVSSTPDMRLIYPMTRCVSGAYGENTTWPVCDGKDLSRMENHEFTGDVFAAETYDEFFGVYYDVTDYGLAHWARQEEMPARKVFCWGQDAMGKLWQSMLTDNAGDYMEIQAGRFATQGDFDLLQPHELVEMTEYWLPVGPTGGFVKAHREGIINTGPDGMISVQMCRDTTAAEIRVSLGDKHLASERHDLRAGEVVSLNASGNPQKVSVVVLDAARNVLLAYDPRRTERVRDVVPRTSLSREYLDTPDDVLDAARTAERHDSSEAAIKRFEKLIGTDHEPEARKGLARFALRAGRWGDAGDQARTVIRPDSESEALLALSIEGLGDDASDRWTRLISDPSLGVLARCRLAGNCIRSGDCAAVANLVTNSADPLLSLLGAIAARILGKKNDKVSALVEADPLWRHALWESFFSSQQGEPPPLAIESFQEDMDAAAMYLELGRGEEARSIADCWVEAVPPCDPFLRVLLEELDGEPPRAYGYDEWGVVSCFAHGDVLMRLLENRSDKESLIEYGNMLYDRGRTDEAVGKWLYAYKSEPSDYRPCRNLAIAYWHKLDDLSAAFDFMRRASDLCPDNPSILRDLDILAELSGEEAIRSDIARRILLHAPDDSECLERAVRAHLAADELDEAVEILANKNFFVAELAYQTRILYVWAMVRRGLRSMDRRHYTEASRDFRAATEYPTNLGASRFHDSSDAQAFCLHGDALTCLGDSTGARSAYGSAADDMPIRGTEQAYYVGRARDRLARHDARDAYAMILPANPSADSPEAEARLNMLRGLDRLACGDPDAASEFFRRAREFERDEPLRMRRYMEQVAHTRAEGRRVPIAVWQH
- a CDS encoding DUF2993 domain-containing protein, translating into MRKIIVMMLACAWLMGCSGGLIRPKIEQGIEKALPSYIGPARSYDVKASGSETDMLGGRISSLHITGTDAQIAQGLTVALLVVEMDDVSFNTSNRKLKSVGSTAFQATMTEKAVNEYINASRPDGSQMLIELEAGNLTVVARPTFHGVGAEFRVTGQPQIEGATKVNFVADKASLSILPVPAWIVNRLLDRVNPVLDLEKMKYPVKIASVSVKKDAVQLGGGMVFKP
- the miaA gene encoding tRNA (adenosine(37)-N6)-dimethylallyltransferase MiaA; translation: MQKTVLGIVGPTATGKTAVGIRLARMLDGEIISADSMAVYRGMNIGTAKPTAEERRETAFHLIDVVDPDDGFSASQFKTLADEAIAGIMSRGRVPIVVGGTGMYIKVLTGGLDIPAVPPDQELRDRLRHTAERLGGECLLEQLREVDETTAARLNPRDVKRIIRALEVYKATGRPISHFHETAGSARTDVRFAVFGLVMDRAALYDRIGRRVDAMIEAGLVEEVRGLLDEGYAADLPAMKSLGYRQIAGFLLGKCELRTAVELIKQETRQFAKRQITWFRADPSVRWMDVGDLSPEEAARDIYSAFGRDALAQ